One segment of Bradyrhizobium sp. WD16 DNA contains the following:
- a CDS encoding acyl-CoA dehydrogenase family protein, translated as MGHDTCDNIVVDTAARIFADLADSRTIIRSASADWKVPLWTALADAGLTLAWVPEELGGAGAGLADGFGVLQAAGRAALAVPLAETLLAGWLLARAGIKSPGGAMTVAPTNPKDRVHIDADGRLQGRARSVPFAREARHLAIVAEATQGPVIALVATDTCRITAGINLAGNASDTVVFDGATIVASAAAPVGFAADDLLIIGAIARSLQIAGCLETALDITVNYANQRVAFERPIAKFQAIQHNLARLAGEVAAAVTAASSAADALAHGASGDALLLEAAAAKIRCAEAAEIGAAVAHQVHGAIGFTSEHVLHRYTLHALGWRDDFGHDSHWAAQLGRRVAALGADQLWPLVAAR; from the coding sequence TTGGGCCACGACACCTGCGACAACATCGTCGTCGATACGGCCGCACGCATCTTTGCCGATCTCGCCGACAGCCGGACGATCATCCGCTCCGCTTCGGCCGACTGGAAGGTGCCGCTATGGACCGCGCTCGCCGATGCCGGCCTGACGCTCGCCTGGGTGCCCGAGGAGCTGGGCGGTGCCGGCGCCGGACTCGCCGACGGCTTCGGCGTGCTGCAGGCAGCCGGTCGTGCGGCTCTGGCCGTGCCCCTTGCCGAGACCCTGCTGGCCGGCTGGCTGCTGGCGCGCGCCGGCATCAAATCGCCGGGCGGCGCCATGACCGTAGCGCCCACCAACCCCAAGGATCGCGTCCACATCGATGCCGACGGACGGCTGCAGGGCCGCGCGCGCAGCGTGCCGTTCGCGCGGGAGGCGCGCCATCTCGCCATCGTCGCCGAGGCGACTCAAGGCCCCGTTATCGCGCTGGTGGCGACCGACACCTGCCGGATCACCGCAGGCATCAACCTGGCCGGCAACGCCTCGGACACCGTCGTCTTTGACGGCGCGACCATCGTGGCGAGCGCTGCCGCGCCGGTCGGTTTCGCGGCCGATGACCTTTTGATCATCGGCGCGATCGCGCGCAGCTTGCAGATCGCCGGCTGCCTGGAAACCGCGCTCGACATCACGGTGAATTACGCCAACCAGCGCGTCGCCTTCGAGCGGCCGATCGCCAAGTTCCAGGCGATCCAGCACAACCTCGCGCGCCTCGCCGGCGAGGTGGCCGCAGCGGTGACAGCGGCGAGTTCGGCGGCCGACGCCCTGGCCCATGGCGCCAGCGGCGATGCGCTCCTGCTCGAAGCGGCTGCCGCCAAGATCCGCTGCGCCGAAGCCGCGGAAATCGGTGCCGCCGTCGCCCATCAGGTCCACGGCGCCATCGGCTTCACCAGCGAGCATGTGCTGCATCGCTATACGCTGCATGCCCTGGGCTGGCGCGACGACTTCGGCCACGACAGCCATTGGGCCGCGCAACTCGGCCGCCGCGTCGCCGCCCTCGGCGCCGATCAGTTGTGGCCGCTGGTGGCGGCACGATGA
- a CDS encoding SDR family NAD(P)-dependent oxidoreductase, giving the protein MTTQTLRVIVTGAASGLGAATARGLACPGAKLVLNYGSNADGAEEVAAACRSAGAEVAVVQGDVSIDANCRRIAEAANGWGGLDALVNNAGITRHVEHSQLEGLEATDFQRIFAVNTIGPYQMVRAARALLEAGARERGRASAVVNVSSIAGLSGVGSSIAYVASKGALNAMTLSLARALAPAVRVNAVCPGYIDTEWFVKGRGAEAAGKVREMVEARVPLRVASSAEDVAGVVCFMAGPQSGHMTGELVRIDAGMHLG; this is encoded by the coding sequence ATGACGACGCAAACTTTACGCGTGATCGTGACCGGCGCCGCGTCGGGACTGGGTGCGGCGACCGCGCGCGGCCTCGCCTGTCCCGGGGCGAAGCTGGTGCTCAATTACGGCTCCAACGCCGATGGCGCAGAAGAGGTGGCTGCGGCCTGCCGATCCGCCGGTGCCGAGGTCGCGGTCGTGCAGGGCGATGTCTCGATCGATGCAAATTGCCGCCGCATTGCCGAGGCCGCAAACGGCTGGGGCGGGCTCGATGCGCTCGTCAACAATGCCGGCATCACGCGCCATGTCGAACACTCGCAGCTCGAAGGCCTTGAGGCGACGGACTTTCAGCGCATCTTTGCCGTCAATACGATCGGCCCCTACCAGATGGTCCGTGCCGCACGCGCGCTGCTCGAAGCCGGCGCCCGGGAGCGCGGGCGCGCTTCCGCAGTGGTCAATGTCTCGTCGATCGCCGGCCTGAGCGGGGTCGGGTCTTCGATTGCCTATGTGGCGAGCAAGGGCGCGCTCAACGCGATGACGCTGTCCCTGGCGCGGGCGCTGGCGCCTGCGGTCCGGGTCAATGCGGTTTGCCCGGGCTATATCGATACCGAGTGGTTCGTGAAGGGGCGCGGCGCCGAGGCCGCCGGCAAGGTTCGCGAGATGGTGGAGGCGAGAGTGCCGCTGCGGGTGGCTTCCAGCGCGGAAGATGTCGCCGGGGTGGTCTGCTTCATGGCGGGACCACAATCGGGGCATATGACCGGCGAACTGGTGCGTATCGATGCCGGCATGCACCTGGGGTGA
- a CDS encoding GlsB/YeaQ/YmgE family stress response membrane protein, producing the protein MSGLLWIIVVGFIAGILARLISPGPNNPQGFILTTVLGIAGAFIATWIGQAIGHYSPNQGAGFITATIGAVVVLFIWNRLVASGVIRDRQ; encoded by the coding sequence ATGAGCGGCCTCCTCTGGATCATCGTCGTCGGCTTCATCGCCGGCATACTGGCCCGCCTGATTTCGCCGGGCCCGAACAATCCGCAAGGATTTATTCTCACTACCGTGCTCGGCATCGCCGGCGCCTTCATTGCGACATGGATCGGGCAAGCGATCGGTCACTACAGCCCCAATCAGGGGGCGGGGTTCATCACCGCCACCATCGGCGCGGTGGTGGTGCTGTTCATCTGGAATCGTCTGGTGGCCTCGGGCGTGATCCGCGACCGTCAGTGA
- a CDS encoding YidB family protein produces MGLLDVLNGMQNGPRGPRDEQRSGGMSPLTMAILALLAYKAYKKVSGQPQAAPAPSPAPAPSSTTASSGGGLGGILGGLLAGGAAGSVLSGGLGDLLQQIQDAGHSDKADSWVSPGPNKQISPNDLANALGADQISTMMAQSGLSRDELLEGLSQHLPEAINQLTPDGRLPTEQEASRMI; encoded by the coding sequence ATGGGCCTACTCGATGTTCTTAACGGCATGCAGAACGGCCCGCGCGGGCCGCGTGATGAGCAGCGTAGCGGCGGCATGTCGCCTCTCACCATGGCCATCCTCGCCCTGCTCGCCTACAAGGCCTACAAGAAGGTCAGCGGACAGCCGCAGGCGGCGCCTGCTCCGAGTCCCGCACCGGCTCCCTCGAGCACGACGGCTTCTTCAGGTGGCGGCCTCGGCGGAATCCTCGGCGGCCTGCTCGCCGGCGGCGCCGCCGGCAGCGTCCTGAGTGGCGGGCTGGGTGATCTGCTCCAGCAGATCCAGGATGCCGGCCACAGCGACAAGGCGGATTCCTGGGTCAGTCCCGGCCCGAACAAGCAAATCTCGCCCAATGATCTCGCCAACGCCCTCGGCGCCGATCAGATCTCGACGATGATGGCGCAGAGCGGGCTGTCGCGAGACGAACTGCTCGAGGGGCTGAGCCAGCATTTGCCGGAGGCTATCAATCAACTGACGCCCGACGGGAGGCTGCCGACCGAACAGGAAGCCTCACGAATGATCTGA
- a CDS encoding 2-dehydropantoate 2-reductase — MRGSRRIVVVGAGSVGCFVGGMLAAEGLPVALLARRRIIDEISASGLRVTTLEGVDKRVSPGAIEMSEDPSVLREAGIVLVCVKSADTSAMGAIIATHAPPDAVIVSLQNGVTNVGVLEAQAAGRKVLAGMVPFNVVALGKGRFHRATSGDIVIARDEAGTATRLSVPDLKVQAAADMTGLQWGKLLLNLNNALNALSGLPLRQQLSQRRWRCLLADQIAEALRVLAAAGIKPATMTPLSPSFIPFVLRLPDWAFRLVAGAMIRIDPQARSSMWEDMQRGRPTEVDYLQGAVLGFARRYKCAAPLSARIVALIKAAEGRRELPAMVPDEIRRGQ; from the coding sequence ATGAGGGGATCGAGGCGGATCGTCGTCGTGGGCGCCGGCAGTGTCGGCTGTTTCGTCGGCGGCATGCTCGCGGCCGAGGGCCTGCCCGTCGCCTTGCTTGCCCGCCGCCGAATCATCGATGAAATCAGCGCCAGCGGCCTGAGGGTCACCACTCTGGAGGGCGTCGACAAACGCGTTTCGCCGGGCGCGATCGAGATGTCCGAGGACCCTTCCGTGCTGCGCGAGGCGGGAATTGTCCTGGTCTGCGTCAAGAGCGCGGATACCTCTGCGATGGGAGCGATCATTGCCACCCACGCCCCGCCGGACGCCGTCATCGTCAGCCTGCAGAACGGCGTCACCAATGTCGGCGTGCTGGAAGCTCAAGCCGCCGGCCGGAAGGTGCTGGCGGGCATGGTGCCGTTCAACGTGGTTGCCTTGGGCAAGGGGCGCTTTCATCGCGCCACGTCGGGAGACATCGTCATTGCCCGCGATGAAGCCGGCACCGCGACCCGGCTGTCGGTGCCCGACCTGAAGGTGCAGGCGGCGGCCGACATGACCGGTCTGCAATGGGGCAAGCTGCTGCTCAATCTCAACAATGCGCTGAATGCACTGTCGGGTCTGCCGTTGCGCCAGCAACTGTCGCAGCGCCGGTGGCGATGTCTGCTCGCCGACCAGATCGCGGAGGCGCTGAGGGTTCTGGCCGCGGCGGGGATCAAGCCGGCAACGATGACGCCGCTGTCGCCGTCCTTCATTCCTTTCGTTCTGCGCCTGCCGGACTGGGCGTTTCGCCTTGTCGCGGGGGCGATGATCCGGATCGATCCGCAGGCGCGGTCCTCGATGTGGGAGGACATGCAGCGCGGTCGTCCCACCGAGGTCGATTATCTGCAGGGTGCGGTGCTCGGGTTCGCCCGGCGATACAAATGCGCGGCGCCGCTGTCGGCCCGGATCGTGGCGTTGATCAAGGCTGCAGAAGGCCGGAGAGAGTTGCCGGCCATGGTGCCGGATGAGATTCGTCGCGGACAATGA
- a CDS encoding GrlR family regulatory protein has protein sequence MKNGLYSIHVRTLDGHFGKGSAVIIFRDGRILGGDAFLFYTGSYSVQGDTIKGEVQIDQHTRPRDVAPLFGGKPVSIGFSGKAGEGDLTFYGKQSIRFNATLRRVADSDW, from the coding sequence ATGAAGAACGGGCTCTACTCGATTCACGTCAGGACGCTGGACGGCCATTTCGGCAAGGGCAGCGCCGTCATCATCTTTCGGGACGGCCGCATCCTCGGCGGCGATGCCTTCCTGTTCTACACGGGCAGCTACTCGGTCCAGGGCGACACCATCAAGGGCGAGGTGCAGATCGACCAGCACACCCGGCCCCGCGACGTCGCACCGCTGTTCGGCGGCAAACCCGTCAGCATCGGCTTTTCCGGCAAGGCCGGCGAAGGCGATCTGACCTTCTACGGCAAGCAGAGCATCCGCTTCAACGCGACGCTGCGTCGCGTCGCCGACTCTGATTGGTGA
- a CDS encoding DUF1810 domain-containing protein translates to MLSVDDVHDLQRFVSAQDGVYPAVQAELRAGRKRSHWMWFIFPQIAGLGFSAVAQRYAIASLAEASAYLAHPVLGERLRECTRLVLAVQERSINAIFGSPDDMKFHSCMTLFAQAAPDESLFKDALKKYFDGAPDTATLARL, encoded by the coding sequence ATGTTATCGGTAGACGACGTCCACGATCTGCAGCGCTTCGTGAGCGCCCAGGACGGCGTCTATCCGGCGGTGCAGGCAGAGCTGCGTGCCGGGCGGAAGCGCAGCCATTGGATGTGGTTCATCTTTCCTCAGATCGCCGGCCTCGGCTTCAGCGCCGTGGCGCAGCGTTACGCCATTGCCTCCCTCGCCGAAGCGAGCGCCTATCTCGCCCACCCGGTGCTGGGCGAACGCCTTCGCGAATGCACCCGTCTCGTTCTGGCAGTGCAGGAGCGCTCCATCAACGCGATCTTCGGCAGCCCGGACGATATGAAATTCCATTCCTGCATGACGCTGTTCGCGCAGGCCGCGCCGGATGAATCGCTGTTCAAGGACGCGCTGAAAAAATATTTCGACGGCGCTCCCGATACCGCCACCCTGGCCCGGCTCTGA
- a CDS encoding IS5 family transposase (programmed frameshift), with translation MRRYALRDDQWDRIKDILPGREGHVGVTAKDNRLFVEAVIYRYRAGIPWRDLPERFGDPIKIHTRFSRWTKSGVWKKLFKMLASDADNEYAMIDSTIVRAHQHSAGAQKKNGENQAIGRSKGGLSTKIHALVDALGNPLDFILTPGQAHDLEGADALLPDMAADALLADKAFDADERVIAPLLARGKSVVIPPRRHRQLQRDFDKHAYKARHLIENFFCKLKQYRAIATRYDKTARNFLAAIHLAAVIIWLN, from the exons ATGCGCCGCTACGCCCTTCGGGACGATCAATGGGATAGGATCAAGGATATTTTGCCCGGACGTGAAGGGCATGTAGGGGTCACGGCCAAAGACAATCGGCTGTTTGTAGAAGCGGTGATCTACCGCTATCGAGCCGGGATCCCTTGGCGAGATTTGCCCGAACGCTTCGGCGATCCGATCAAGATACATACGCGTTTTTCGCGCTGGACGAAGAGCGGGGTGTGGAAGAAGCTGTTTAAGATGCTGGCGAGCGATGCCGACAATGAGTACGCGATGATCGACAGCACGATCGTGCGGGCGCATCAGCACAGTGCCGGCGCACAAAAAAAGA ACGGCGAAAACCAAGCTATCGGGCGCAGCAAAGGCGGGCTGAGCACCAAGATCCATGCGCTTGTCGATGCCCTGGGCAATCCGCTGGACTTCATCCTGACGCCCGGCCAAGCCCATGATCTGGAGGGCGCCGATGCACTGCTGCCCGACATGGCGGCCGACGCCTTATTGGCAGACAAGGCCTTCGACGCCGACGAACGGGTGATTGCCCCTTTGCTGGCACGGGGAAAGTCGGTCGTGATCCCGCCCAGGCGCCACCGGCAGCTCCAGCGCGATTTCGACAAGCACGCCTATAAGGCACGCCATCTCATCGAGAATTTCTTCTGCAAGCTCAAGCAATACCGCGCCATCGCTACCCGCTACGACAAAACCGCCAGAAATTTCCTCGCCGCAATCCACCTCGCGGCGGTTATCATCTGGCTCAATTGA
- a CDS encoding EthD family reductase: protein MIMVSVIYPADTGIRFDMDYYLKTHIALVRQRWTPHGMTDVRVVRGTAKADGSAPDFRLMTLMTFTSLEAYKAAGAAHGREVSGDVANFTDKRGVVQINEIIV, encoded by the coding sequence ATGATCATGGTCAGCGTCATCTATCCGGCCGATACCGGCATCCGCTTCGACATGGACTATTACCTCAAGACGCACATCGCGCTGGTGAGGCAGCGCTGGACGCCACATGGCATGACCGACGTCAGGGTAGTGCGCGGCACCGCCAAGGCCGATGGCAGCGCACCCGATTTCAGGCTGATGACGTTGATGACGTTCACCTCGCTGGAGGCCTACAAGGCGGCCGGTGCGGCTCACGGCCGCGAGGTCTCCGGCGACGTCGCCAACTTCACCGACAAGCGTGGGGTTGTGCAGATCAACGAGATCATCGTTTGA
- the paaZ gene encoding phenylacetic acid degradation bifunctional protein PaaZ: MKLESHVQGRWCAPGADRIEIRSAVTGDVVAEATSGGLDMAAVLAFGRGTGGTALRRLTFHQRADLLKKLAQHLTERKDELYRLSLHAGATRGDAAIDIEGGIGTLFVYAGKGRRELPNSSFLLDGGVEPLGKGGSFAGRHIVTPLHGVAVHINAFNFPCWGLLEKFAPALLAGAPVVTKPATVTAYVAHALMRLIVDSKILPEGVLQFVVGSTGDLFDHLTCQDVVAFTGSAATSETLQRHPMIARNAVRFIAERDSLNAAILAPDATPGTAEFDLFIKEIVREMTVKAGQKCTAIRRALAPNEYVGAVIEALRSRLGAVRIGNPAIEGVRMGPLVGLDQRRDVLAHVAQLRSEAELTFGDPDNFTVEGADAGRGAFVPPLLLHCADAQTASKVHAIEAFGPVATVMGYDGIGQAVALANRGGGSLVASLFTHDATTARDVVFGIGAFHGRLLVVDRDCASESTGHGSPMPHLVHGGPGRAGGGEELGGIRSLAHYMQRTALQGSPALLAAVTGSWSKGAPEVTMERHPFRYGFDDLAIGQTFLSAERSISLEDIEHFAHFTGDTFYAHMDEEATRGHPFFTGRVAHGYLLLSFAAGLFVDPDPGPVLANYGLDSLRFTRPVRPGESIKVRLTAKEKAPRNAQYGEVRWDVEIITGTGETAATYELLTMNALRA; the protein is encoded by the coding sequence ATGAAGCTCGAAAGCCATGTCCAGGGCCGCTGGTGCGCGCCCGGTGCCGACCGCATCGAAATCCGCAGCGCCGTCACCGGCGACGTGGTCGCCGAGGCCACCAGCGGCGGACTCGACATGGCGGCGGTCCTCGCCTTTGGCCGCGGCACCGGCGGCACGGCGCTGCGACGCCTGACCTTTCACCAGCGCGCCGACCTCCTCAAGAAGCTGGCGCAGCATCTGACCGAGCGCAAGGACGAGCTTTACCGCCTGTCGCTTCATGCCGGCGCAACGCGCGGCGATGCGGCCATCGATATCGAGGGCGGCATCGGCACGCTGTTCGTGTATGCCGGCAAGGGCCGGCGCGAACTGCCCAACTCCAGCTTCCTGCTCGACGGCGGCGTCGAGCCACTCGGCAAGGGCGGTAGCTTCGCCGGCCGCCATATCGTCACGCCGCTGCATGGCGTCGCCGTGCACATCAACGCCTTCAACTTCCCTTGCTGGGGGCTGCTTGAGAAGTTCGCGCCCGCCCTGCTCGCCGGCGCTCCGGTGGTGACCAAGCCCGCCACGGTCACCGCCTATGTCGCCCATGCCCTGATGCGCCTGATCGTGGATTCGAAGATCCTGCCCGAGGGCGTCCTGCAATTCGTCGTCGGCTCCACCGGCGATCTGTTCGATCACCTCACCTGTCAGGATGTCGTGGCCTTCACCGGCTCGGCGGCGACGTCAGAAACCCTGCAGCGCCACCCGATGATCGCCCGCAATGCAGTGCGCTTCATCGCCGAGCGCGATTCCCTCAATGCCGCGATCCTCGCCCCCGATGCGACGCCGGGCACGGCGGAATTCGACCTCTTCATCAAGGAAATCGTGCGCGAGATGACAGTGAAGGCGGGGCAGAAATGCACCGCGATCCGCCGCGCCCTGGCACCGAACGAATACGTCGGCGCGGTCATCGAGGCGCTGCGAAGCCGCCTCGGCGCGGTGCGGATCGGCAATCCGGCGATCGAGGGGGTGCGCATGGGGCCGCTGGTCGGCCTCGACCAGCGGCGTGACGTCCTCGCCCATGTCGCGCAACTGCGCAGCGAGGCCGAACTGACGTTCGGCGATCCGGACAATTTCACCGTCGAGGGCGCCGACGCCGGCCGCGGCGCCTTCGTGCCGCCGCTGCTGCTTCACTGCGCCGACGCGCAGACCGCCAGCAAGGTCCACGCGATCGAAGCGTTCGGCCCGGTAGCCACCGTGATGGGCTACGACGGCATCGGACAAGCCGTTGCACTCGCCAATCGCGGCGGCGGCAGCCTCGTCGCTTCGCTGTTCACTCACGACGCCACGACGGCGCGCGACGTGGTGTTCGGTATCGGCGCTTTCCACGGCCGGCTGCTGGTGGTCGATCGCGACTGCGCCAGCGAGAGCACCGGGCACGGCTCACCGATGCCTCATCTCGTCCATGGTGGACCCGGCCGCGCCGGCGGCGGCGAGGAGCTCGGCGGCATCCGCAGCCTCGCCCATTACATGCAGCGCACCGCGCTGCAGGGCTCCCCCGCCCTGCTCGCCGCGGTCACCGGAAGCTGGAGCAAGGGCGCGCCGGAAGTGACGATGGAACGGCATCCGTTCCGCTATGGCTTCGACGATCTCGCCATCGGCCAGACCTTCCTGTCGGCCGAGCGCAGCATCAGCCTCGAAGACATCGAGCACTTCGCCCATTTCACCGGCGATACCTTCTACGCCCATATGGACGAGGAGGCGACGCGCGGTCATCCCTTCTTCACCGGCCGGGTCGCCCATGGCTATCTGCTGCTGTCCTTCGCGGCCGGATTGTTCGTCGATCCCGATCCCGGGCCGGTGCTGGCCAATTACGGTCTCGATTCGCTGCGCTTCACAAGACCGGTGCGGCCCGGCGAGAGCATCAAGGTGCGGCTGACCGCCAAGGAGAAGGCGCCTCGCAACGCGCAATATGGCGAGGTCCGCTGGGACGTCGAGATCATCACCGGCACCGGCGAGACCGCCGCGACCTACGAGCTGCTGACCATGAATGCGCTGCGCGCATAA
- a CDS encoding TetR/AcrR family transcriptional regulator → MARSRASDYDDKRRSILDRSAELFSEHGYDRASMSRIAEACGVSKANLYHYYKDKDELLFDVIRCHLAELIEVVEAADDAAAPPRKRLRGMVAALLEAYRDADAQHNVQINSLRLLPKDRQAELKAMERELVTLFAEAMAGVAPQLKGTAMLKPVTMSLFGMLNWHYLWFRAGGAFSRADYAELVTTLISDGTRRLTAAAPAEAPGHAAPKRPETEVMP, encoded by the coding sequence ATGGCCCGCTCCCGCGCCAGCGATTACGACGACAAACGGCGATCGATCCTCGACCGCTCGGCCGAGCTGTTTTCCGAACACGGCTACGACCGCGCCTCCATGAGCCGCATCGCGGAGGCCTGCGGCGTGTCCAAGGCCAACCTCTATCACTACTACAAGGACAAGGACGAACTGCTGTTCGACGTCATCCGCTGCCATCTCGCCGAATTGATCGAGGTGGTCGAAGCGGCGGACGATGCCGCGGCACCGCCGCGAAAGCGCCTGCGTGGCATGGTCGCCGCGCTGCTCGAGGCTTATCGTGACGCCGACGCCCAGCACAATGTTCAGATCAACAGCCTGCGGCTGCTGCCGAAGGATCGTCAGGCTGAACTCAAGGCGATGGAGCGTGAGCTGGTGACGCTGTTCGCCGAGGCGATGGCCGGCGTCGCGCCGCAACTCAAGGGCACGGCGATGCTCAAGCCGGTGACCATGTCGCTGTTCGGCATGCTCAACTGGCATTACCTCTGGTTCCGCGCCGGCGGCGCCTTCTCCCGCGCCGACTACGCCGAGCTCGTCACCACCCTGATCAGCGACGGCACACGCCGTCTCACCGCCGCCGCGCCCGCTGAAGCTCCGGGGCATGCCGCCCCGAAGCGTCCCGAGACCGAGGTGATGCCATGA
- the paaK gene encoding phenylacetate--CoA ligase PaaK, whose translation MLQIPLRKLKALRPEPAALDRFERASVDELRAWQRARLAWSLRHAYEHVPHYRSAFDSAGLKPQDFHNLEDLARFPFTTKADLRANYPFGMFAVPQSQVARIHASSGTTGKPTVVGYTTADIDAWSDVVARSIRAAGGRPGMMVHVAYGYGLFTGGLGAHYGAERLGCTVVPVSGGMTERQVQLINDFKPDIIMVTPSYMLAILDEFRKQGLDPRKSSLRIGIFGAEPWTNAMREEIEDAFDMHAVDIYGLSEVMGPGVANECIETKDGLHIWEDHFYPEVIDPQTGAVLPDGERGELVFTSLTKEAMPVIRYRTRDLTRLLPGTARPLRRMEKVTGRSDDMMIVRGVNVFPTQIEEKLAAIATLSMHYVIELSREGRMDNMDVHVEVRPEADYPESRKAAAAELAHSIKSTIGITARIHVRDPESLERSLGKARRIIDRRPKDQ comes from the coding sequence GTGCTTCAGATTCCATTGCGCAAGCTCAAGGCGCTGCGACCCGAACCGGCCGCGCTCGATCGCTTCGAGCGCGCCTCCGTCGACGAACTGCGCGCCTGGCAGCGCGCGCGCCTCGCCTGGTCCTTGCGCCACGCCTATGAGCACGTGCCGCATTACCGCTCCGCCTTTGACTCCGCTGGACTGAAGCCGCAGGATTTCCACAACCTCGAGGACCTCGCTCGCTTTCCCTTCACCACCAAGGCTGATCTGCGCGCCAATTATCCCTTCGGCATGTTCGCCGTGCCCCAGAGCCAGGTCGCCCGCATCCATGCCTCGTCGGGCACCACCGGCAAACCGACCGTGGTCGGCTACACCACGGCGGACATCGACGCCTGGAGCGACGTCGTGGCGCGCTCGATCCGGGCCGCCGGCGGCCGCCCCGGCATGATGGTCCATGTGGCCTACGGATATGGGCTTTTCACCGGCGGCCTCGGGGCTCACTACGGCGCCGAGCGGCTCGGCTGCACGGTCGTGCCGGTGTCCGGCGGCATGACCGAGCGCCAGGTCCAGCTCATCAACGATTTCAAGCCCGACATCATCATGGTGACGCCGTCCTACATGCTGGCGATCCTCGATGAATTCCGCAAACAGGGCCTCGACCCGCGCAAGTCGTCGCTGCGCATCGGCATCTTCGGCGCCGAGCCTTGGACCAACGCCATGCGCGAGGAGATCGAGGACGCCTTCGACATGCATGCCGTAGACATCTACGGCCTTTCCGAGGTGATGGGCCCCGGCGTCGCCAACGAATGCATCGAAACCAAGGACGGCCTGCACATCTGGGAGGACCACTTCTATCCCGAGGTGATCGATCCCCAAACCGGCGCGGTGCTGCCCGATGGCGAACGCGGCGAACTCGTCTTCACCTCGCTGACCAAGGAGGCGATGCCGGTGATCCGCTATCGCACCCGCGACCTCACCCGCCTGTTGCCGGGCACCGCGCGGCCGCTGCGCCGCATGGAAAAGGTCACCGGCCGCAGCGACGACATGATGATCGTGCGCGGCGTCAATGTCTTCCCCACCCAGATCGAGGAGAAGCTGGCGGCCATCGCCACGCTGTCGATGCATTACGTCATTGAGCTCAGCCGCGAGGGCCGCATGGACAATATGGATGTCCATGTGGAGGTCCGGCCCGAGGCCGACTATCCGGAGTCGCGCAAGGCCGCCGCCGCCGAGCTCGCCCATTCGATCAAATCGACCATCGGCATCACCGCGCGCATCCATGTGCGCGATCCCGAATCGCTCGAACGCTCGCTCGGCAAGGCACGGCGAATCATCGATCGCCGCCCCAAGGACCAATAG
- the paaI gene encoding hydroxyphenylacetyl-CoA thioesterase PaaI → MDKSTIPANAQARAEHSARAMWAEDNASRGLGMEIRRVAPGEAELAMTVRPDMTNGHGICHGGFIFTLADSTFAFACNSHGPHAVAYQCAVTFIRPVRGGTVLTAQAIERSRSGRNGIYDVTVRDGEGTVVAEFRGHARSIGGNWIPGEGKTEGPPQERNR, encoded by the coding sequence ATGGACAAATCCACGATCCCCGCCAATGCGCAGGCCCGCGCCGAACACAGCGCCCGGGCGATGTGGGCCGAGGACAATGCCAGCCGCGGTCTCGGCATGGAGATCCGTCGCGTTGCGCCCGGCGAAGCCGAGCTCGCCATGACCGTGCGGCCGGACATGACCAACGGTCACGGCATCTGCCACGGCGGCTTCATCTTCACCCTGGCCGATTCCACCTTCGCCTTCGCCTGCAACAGCCATGGCCCTCATGCCGTCGCCTATCAGTGCGCAGTGACCTTCATCCGTCCGGTCCGCGGCGGCACGGTCCTGACCGCCCAGGCCATCGAGCGTTCGCGCAGCGGCCGCAACGGCATCTACGACGTCACCGTGCGCGATGGCGAGGGCACCGTCGTCGCCGAATTCCGCGGTCACGCGCGCAGCATCGGCGGCAACTGGATTCCCGGCGAGGGGAAGACCGAGGGCCCACCGCAAGAGCGCAATCGATAA